One segment of Candidatus Melainabacteria bacterium DNA contains the following:
- a CDS encoding PAS domain S-box protein, which yields MRSLRVSIQVLLLVIVPLALQMALLAWMSTLQSEAEEQLRAAEHNKKLADGITKLNAEQFETISKMGHMYQLAASTPEEIDGVIQRTEEEYKVIDELSKDEPELNRTILSIKRDQMLAFELARQIRATDDPIKQEILWKRLGHQVQDIMYGRLSKLAHKYEQLAKQSTEAQAAARQRFQQVALWGSGLIMAFTAIVGSALALSIWYRLNRLSDNNLRLATNRPLHPELSGNDEIAKIDQTFHNMAVALEEAHQKERAVIDYARDMICSINKGKFTDVNPACYTLLGFTRDELYGTRVIDAIAETQETAHQFVSSLRERNSVTSFEVRMRHKDGHVVDTLWSTQWSEKERSTFCVIHDISERREAERLREEVMHMVTHDLRTPLTTLGHIFEILIHNKDTENDERKSHYLEVGERSVNRLALLVNDLLDIEKARSGQMAIDFKPCSLEERFRICSDSVAATAEAKGLKLNVHPTDLIASGDADKIDRILINLVGNAIKFSPDKGTVDVSCGISENMIKIVVRDEGKGIAPEDLDKVFDRFHQVKGAHGPQSQEKGSGLGLTICRAFVELHGGRIWVESTVGEGASFCFTLPCSAEVSEK from the coding sequence ATGCGATCTTTGCGGGTTTCGATTCAAGTTTTGCTTCTGGTCATCGTGCCTTTAGCATTGCAAATGGCTTTGCTCGCCTGGATGAGCACGTTGCAGAGTGAGGCTGAAGAACAGCTCAGGGCAGCGGAGCACAATAAAAAGCTAGCCGACGGCATAACCAAGTTGAATGCTGAGCAATTTGAGACTATCTCCAAAATGGGGCACATGTATCAGCTTGCCGCGAGCACTCCCGAGGAGATAGACGGGGTGATTCAGCGTACTGAGGAAGAGTACAAGGTCATCGATGAACTGAGTAAAGATGAACCTGAGCTGAATCGCACTATTCTTTCCATAAAGAGAGATCAGATGTTGGCTTTCGAACTGGCCAGACAGATTCGAGCCACAGACGATCCAATCAAACAAGAAATTTTGTGGAAGAGACTGGGGCACCAGGTGCAAGACATTATGTACGGGCGCCTCTCCAAACTGGCTCATAAGTATGAACAGCTCGCAAAACAGAGCACCGAAGCTCAAGCAGCTGCCAGACAGCGATTTCAGCAAGTGGCTTTATGGGGAAGCGGTTTGATAATGGCGTTCACTGCCATTGTTGGATCAGCGCTGGCATTGAGTATCTGGTACCGTTTGAATCGACTCAGTGATAACAATTTGAGGCTTGCAACCAATCGTCCTTTGCACCCCGAGCTGAGCGGCAATGATGAAATCGCCAAAATCGATCAGACCTTCCACAATATGGCTGTTGCACTCGAAGAAGCGCATCAGAAGGAACGAGCCGTAATTGACTATGCCCGCGACATGATTTGCTCGATCAATAAAGGTAAGTTTACCGACGTCAATCCTGCCTGCTACACGCTGCTTGGTTTTACGAGAGATGAATTGTACGGCACGCGTGTTATCGATGCTATCGCCGAAACGCAAGAGACTGCACACCAGTTCGTTTCCAGTTTGCGAGAGCGAAATAGTGTTACTTCTTTTGAAGTTCGTATGCGTCATAAAGATGGTCATGTGGTTGATACTCTCTGGTCGACCCAATGGTCTGAGAAGGAACGGTCGACCTTTTGTGTTATTCACGACATTAGTGAAAGACGTGAAGCTGAGCGACTTCGTGAAGAAGTTATGCATATGGTGACGCACGATTTGCGCACACCATTGACGACACTAGGACATATTTTCGAGATTTTGATTCATAATAAAGATACAGAAAATGATGAGCGTAAGTCTCATTATCTGGAGGTTGGAGAGAGAAGTGTCAATCGACTTGCACTTCTGGTCAATGATTTGCTGGATATCGAAAAAGCGCGTTCAGGCCAGATGGCTATTGATTTTAAACCGTGTTCGTTGGAAGAGCGTTTTCGAATCTGTTCAGATTCAGTAGCTGCAACAGCCGAGGCAAAAGGACTTAAACTGAATGTGCATCCAACCGACCTGATCGCCAGTGGTGATGCCGATAAAATTGATAGGATTTTGATAAATCTGGTTGGCAACGCAATCAAGTTTTCTCCCGACAAAGGCACTGTAGATGTGAGCTGCGGCATCTCTGAAAACATGATCAAGATTGTCGTCAGAGATGAAGGAAAAGGCATTGCACCGGAAGATCTGGACAAGGTTTTCGATCGCTTCCATCAGGTGAAAGGCGCACATGGTCCGCAGTCCCAAGAGAAAGGGTCCGGGCTCGGACTGACGATATGTCGAGCATTCGTGGAACTGCATGGTGGACGCATTTGGGTGGAAAGCACCGTTGGTGAAGGCGCAAGCTTTTGTTTTACTTTGCCGTGCAGTGCGGAAGTATCGGAAAAGTAA
- the msrB gene encoding peptide-methionine (R)-S-oxide reductase, with protein sequence MAHKVQKTDEEWKKELTPEQFQIARKKGTERAFTGKYYNCKTAGVYKCVCCGEELFSSDNKYDSGSGWPSFWQPIDESNVETETDKTLGMVRTEVMCKNCGAHLGHVFEDGPKPTNLRYCINSASLNLEEKK encoded by the coding sequence ATGGCGCACAAAGTACAAAAAACAGACGAAGAATGGAAAAAGGAGCTGACGCCTGAGCAGTTCCAGATAGCCCGCAAAAAGGGCACAGAACGGGCGTTTACTGGGAAATACTACAATTGCAAGACAGCTGGCGTCTACAAGTGCGTCTGCTGCGGCGAAGAGCTGTTTAGCTCCGACAACAAATATGATTCCGGCTCTGGCTGGCCGAGCTTCTGGCAGCCAATCGATGAGAGTAATGTCGAAACCGAGACAGATAAGACCCTCGGCATGGTTCGCACTGAAGTTATGTGCAAAAACTGCGGGGCTCACCTGGGGCACGTTTTCGAAGACGGACCGAAGCCGACGAACCTGAGATATTGCATCAACTCGGCATCGCTAAATTTAGAAGAAAAGAAATAG
- a CDS encoding response regulator, with translation MGNTILLADADHQLVTMLKSLLTGRGYVTSQEESGRAVLEHIGKERPSLVIIGEQLTDIDGIGLIVKIRKSYPDVKLAFISNEWREADLYQQLTKDFRVELIVHRPLKPSLFAAQIDSQLRHQQAIRIAAGSEQEEKTFLTLRSRFAEVLPTRLSLISDAIELATTNSTNKDLTAEARRLAHNLKGTASSCGFNLVGEAASHLERAIVQIQNNGFDDVLAAWSEVMLLFEAVSHQAQVELKNNIPTQSQLDKLADDSAMAKVLLVGSEFFSEGKEALQSGLPIKVIAASSPHDALNKATATVLDAVIIDMDTAPQESINLARDLRGITGYESLPLAFISKGAAPEDRIATTHAGASIFLDKPINTNTLNQGIEYLLGVRGGGRHRVLVIDDDEDFSTIIAHALGKEGMLVKVLNDPTGVMQAMENFLPDLVLLDVMMPGISGFEVCRRLRGTSRWQDVPILFLTAETELDARLAAFDAGGDDYLPKPVAPVELLTRVKVRLERARLLRDRADRDILSGLLLRRAFMEQLNALISEAERYKLVFSLALLDVDHFKKVNDTYGHLAGDRVLSHLGQLLKRRFRVEDLRGRWGGEEFIVAFRHEGKETTIGALHRVLEELKSTEFSGDHGEIFNVSFTAGMSSYPDDGRTLEDLVHVSDQRLYLGKECGRSRIIGNG, from the coding sequence ATGGGCAATACCATATTGCTCGCCGACGCCGATCATCAACTCGTAACCATGCTCAAATCTCTGCTAACCGGCAGAGGGTACGTTACGTCACAAGAAGAAAGCGGTCGCGCAGTTCTCGAACATATCGGAAAGGAGCGTCCCTCGCTCGTCATTATCGGAGAGCAGCTGACCGACATCGACGGCATCGGTCTGATAGTCAAAATCAGAAAGTCCTATCCTGACGTAAAACTGGCTTTTATCTCAAACGAATGGCGAGAAGCCGACCTCTATCAGCAACTTACCAAAGATTTTCGAGTCGAGTTGATTGTTCATCGTCCACTTAAGCCGTCACTTTTCGCCGCCCAGATCGACAGCCAGTTGCGCCACCAGCAGGCGATCAGAATAGCGGCAGGCAGCGAGCAGGAAGAAAAAACATTCCTGACGCTGCGTTCTCGTTTTGCCGAAGTTCTGCCCACGCGCCTGTCACTCATTTCAGACGCAATCGAACTTGCCACCACTAATAGTACCAATAAGGACCTGACGGCAGAAGCCCGCAGGCTGGCCCACAACTTGAAAGGCACAGCCAGTTCGTGCGGTTTCAATCTTGTCGGTGAGGCAGCCTCTCACCTGGAAAGAGCCATTGTCCAAATCCAGAATAACGGTTTCGATGACGTACTTGCCGCCTGGAGCGAGGTAATGCTCCTTTTTGAGGCTGTTTCGCATCAGGCGCAAGTTGAACTGAAAAACAACATCCCGACCCAATCACAACTAGACAAATTAGCTGACGACTCAGCAATGGCAAAGGTTTTGCTCGTCGGCTCGGAATTTTTTTCAGAAGGAAAAGAAGCACTGCAAAGCGGTCTGCCAATCAAGGTGATTGCCGCCAGTTCGCCGCACGATGCGCTCAATAAAGCCACTGCCACGGTACTGGACGCGGTCATCATCGATATGGACACTGCTCCGCAAGAGTCGATTAATCTGGCCAGAGATTTGCGTGGAATCACTGGCTACGAATCGCTACCTTTAGCATTCATATCAAAAGGCGCTGCGCCTGAAGACCGGATAGCAACTACGCACGCCGGCGCCTCCATATTTCTCGATAAGCCGATAAACACCAATACCCTGAACCAGGGCATCGAATATCTGCTGGGCGTTCGCGGCGGCGGCAGGCATCGTGTTCTGGTAATCGACGACGATGAAGACTTTTCCACAATCATTGCTCACGCTCTTGGCAAAGAAGGAATGCTGGTGAAAGTTTTGAATGACCCGACCGGCGTCATGCAGGCTATGGAAAATTTCCTTCCGGATCTGGTTTTGCTCGACGTCATGATGCCGGGTATCAGCGGCTTCGAAGTGTGCAGAAGGTTGCGCGGCACTTCGCGTTGGCAAGATGTACCGATTCTCTTTCTAACCGCAGAAACAGAGCTGGATGCAAGATTGGCAGCATTTGATGCCGGGGGTGACGATTACTTGCCTAAACCCGTGGCACCGGTTGAGTTGCTCACCAGAGTAAAAGTGCGACTGGAGCGCGCCAGATTACTGAGAGACAGGGCAGACCGTGACATTCTTTCGGGTTTACTGCTCAGAAGGGCATTTATGGAGCAGTTAAACGCCCTCATCTCCGAAGCTGAGCGTTATAAACTGGTATTCTCACTGGCTTTGCTGGATGTCGACCATTTCAAGAAAGTAAATGACACTTACGGTCACCTTGCAGGAGACAGAGTGCTTTCACATCTGGGACAATTATTGAAACGTAGATTCAGGGTTGAAGATTTACGCGGTCGCTGGGGCGGCGAAGAATTCATAGTCGCATTCCGTCATGAAGGCAAAGAGACTACAATTGGTGCACTGCATCGAGTATTAGAGGAGCTGAAGAGCACGGAGTTCAGCGGTGACCACGGCGAAATTTTCAACGTTTCGTTTACAGCAGGCATGTCCAGTTATCCAGACGACGGCAGAACACTCGAAGATCTAGTGCACGTTTCGGACCAGAGATTGTATCTCGGCAAAGAGTGCGGAAGAAGTAGAATAATCGGTAATGGTTGA
- a CDS encoding response regulator has product MARVLLVEDDESLSETVKQWLIFEKHLVETAATGYDAIEQLRFGEFDIVLMDWQLPEMTGIEICKQYRAGGGKIPIMMLSGNDSAAERQMGLDSGANDYMRKPFKLKDLSERMNKLINAVKQG; this is encoded by the coding sequence ATGGCTAGAGTCCTGTTAGTAGAAGACGACGAATCTCTCTCTGAGACAGTAAAACAGTGGCTGATCTTTGAAAAACATCTGGTCGAGACCGCAGCAACCGGTTATGACGCCATCGAACAGCTGCGCTTTGGAGAGTTCGACATAGTTTTAATGGACTGGCAATTGCCTGAGATGACAGGCATCGAAATTTGCAAACAATACAGAGCCGGCGGCGGTAAAATCCCGATCATGATGCTGAGCGGCAACGATTCGGCGGCTGAGCGACAGATGGGACTCGATTCGGGTGCCAACGATTACATGCGCAAACCGTTTAAGTTGAAGGATTTGTCCGAAAGAATGAACAAGCTGATTAACGCCGTCAAGCAAGGCTGA
- a CDS encoding NUDIX hydrolase, which yields MKNEVLTRAQPLINVNPDDKDWLSWQKHSKEKLADCKVFSVNKVVATSKCAEKKTGHFYTLDCGAWVNVIAITDDDHVVMVEQYRHGVEDLTLEIPGGSVDDTDADPLEAAVRELREETGFVSESWAFLGKTHPNPALQGNLCYTYLARGVRQIESPKFDGTGTEKINTRMVRLSEINSLIGKGQISHALVIVAFHFLNVQESTI from the coding sequence ATGAAGAACGAGGTCTTGACTCGGGCGCAGCCGTTGATCAATGTCAATCCAGACGACAAGGATTGGCTGAGCTGGCAAAAGCACTCAAAAGAAAAGCTGGCCGACTGCAAAGTCTTCTCAGTCAATAAAGTTGTTGCGACCAGTAAGTGTGCAGAGAAGAAAACCGGACACTTCTATACTCTCGATTGCGGCGCGTGGGTCAACGTAATCGCAATCACCGATGATGACCATGTGGTCATGGTTGAGCAATACAGACATGGTGTGGAAGATCTCACACTAGAGATACCAGGCGGAAGTGTAGACGATACCGATGCCGACCCACTCGAAGCTGCAGTGCGCGAGCTCAGAGAAGAGACAGGGTTCGTCAGCGAATCATGGGCATTTCTGGGCAAGACACATCCAAACCCGGCACTGCAAGGTAATCTCTGTTACACATATCTGGCGAGGGGCGTGCGACAGATCGAATCACCGAAATTCGATGGCACTGGAACAGAAAAGATCAACACGCGAATGGTAAGACTCAGTGAAATCAACAGCCTGATCGGGAAAGGTCAGATCAGTCACGCACTGGTTATAGTGGCATTCCATTTTTTGAATGTGCAAGAATCGACCATTTAA
- a CDS encoding NADAR family protein: protein MDNREQPLNIGSIKGELIAKEMSNFEHSPFQLDGRRFESVEGFYVWLKFTGNEDKQKIAQTLYSYEAKKFGKSSTATSSEYGGETFALGSPQHHALIKRAIQAKLVQHPDIARRFAETHPRPIIHDFGYPEAPSRLPAAAFVKLLEELRDDLVTGRLITELGTAAELSAEAAAIESAKRPQPIAEALRVLAANQDIASESKFATARRHPLLEYASALEESQFKVVGLVAAGTNSIVLELPDNLVLKISSTLLPAKFRRWQFHLHILEKFVVTSSTGYSFQLYTQPKGASPVRPDDFVSFEREVRRMGWELTNPSPTQLCYYNGSVKLHDAFGAYKIITAQS from the coding sequence ATGGACAATAGAGAACAACCGCTAAACATCGGCTCGATTAAGGGAGAACTTATAGCAAAGGAAATGTCGAACTTCGAACACTCACCGTTTCAATTGGACGGTAGAAGATTCGAGTCGGTGGAAGGTTTCTATGTCTGGCTAAAATTCACAGGTAATGAAGACAAACAGAAGATCGCTCAGACTCTGTACAGCTATGAGGCAAAAAAGTTTGGCAAGTCATCTACGGCGACAAGCTCTGAATATGGTGGCGAAACATTTGCACTGGGAAGTCCTCAACACCATGCCTTGATTAAGCGAGCAATTCAAGCCAAATTAGTCCAGCATCCAGACATAGCCAGGCGCTTCGCCGAAACCCATCCACGTCCAATAATTCACGACTTCGGCTATCCCGAGGCTCCGTCACGCCTTCCTGCCGCAGCTTTCGTAAAATTGTTAGAGGAATTGCGAGACGATCTGGTAACTGGAAGACTAATAACTGAACTGGGTACCGCAGCGGAGCTATCAGCTGAAGCCGCCGCCATCGAATCTGCAAAGAGACCGCAGCCAATAGCGGAAGCGTTACGCGTATTGGCGGCGAATCAAGACATCGCCTCCGAAAGCAAATTTGCGACCGCGAGGCGTCACCCTCTTTTAGAGTATGCCAGTGCATTGGAAGAGTCACAGTTCAAAGTAGTAGGGTTGGTTGCTGCAGGAACAAACAGCATTGTTCTTGAACTACCAGACAATCTTGTCTTGAAGATTTCATCCACTCTATTGCCGGCTAAATTTAGACGGTGGCAATTCCATTTGCATATTCTCGAAAAATTTGTAGTGACTAGCTCCACCGGTTACAGCTTCCAGCTCTATACTCAACCCAAAGGAGCAAGCCCCGTAAGACCGGACGACTTCGTGTCATTCGAGCGCGAAGTGCGTCGCATGGGTTGGGAATTGACGAACCCGAGCCCCACACAGCTTTGTTACTACAATGGCTCTGTTAAACTGCACGATGCATTTGGCGCGTACAAGATAATAACGGCACAGAGTTGA
- a CDS encoding CPBP family intramembrane metalloprotease, protein MKQFWLHPATQVFGYLSLFLILLYGSWSLLNQFVVMPMSLSLMLNVFLETVYCVLLLVLFVVVVQKRSFASTGIVTKGALNETVIGFFLGIIVSGGAILGMYLLGAYKVVALNWQANLVYPFILFFFAAIVEEVIFRVFVFQTCERKWGTVPALVIASTLFGLVHMINTVPDTTVWQQLLGCIFLIFEAGFLLNAVFLINRRIWLPLGLHWAWNFFEGPVFGTIVSGQNFGASLISAQTAGGTLASGGPFGPEGSVPGLVVGIVCGVIATWYSINKGAFAELTET, encoded by the coding sequence TTGAAACAATTCTGGCTGCATCCAGCCACTCAAGTTTTTGGCTATCTATCGCTGTTTCTCATTTTGCTTTACGGCTCATGGAGCCTGTTAAACCAATTCGTTGTCATGCCTATGTCGTTAAGTCTGATGCTCAATGTTTTCCTTGAGACGGTTTACTGTGTTCTTTTGCTGGTGCTGTTTGTTGTAGTCGTCCAGAAGCGATCTTTTGCAAGTACAGGTATAGTCACAAAGGGCGCTCTCAATGAAACCGTGATTGGTTTCTTTCTAGGTATCATCGTTTCCGGTGGTGCTATTCTCGGCATGTATCTGCTGGGTGCTTACAAAGTTGTCGCTCTGAACTGGCAGGCGAATCTCGTATACCCATTCATCTTGTTCTTTTTTGCGGCAATAGTTGAAGAAGTTATTTTTCGAGTTTTCGTCTTTCAAACTTGTGAAAGGAAGTGGGGTACGGTTCCCGCTCTGGTGATTGCGTCCACCTTGTTTGGGCTTGTCCATATGATAAACACAGTGCCTGATACGACAGTCTGGCAGCAACTTCTAGGATGTATATTTTTGATTTTCGAAGCAGGATTTCTTCTCAATGCTGTCTTCCTCATTAATCGTAGAATTTGGCTGCCGCTGGGGCTGCATTGGGCTTGGAATTTTTTCGAAGGTCCGGTTTTCGGTACGATAGTTTCAGGGCAGAACTTCGGAGCTTCTCTAATTAGCGCGCAGACTGCAGGTGGAACCCTTGCCAGTGGCGGTCCATTCGGTCCTGAAGGTAGCGTGCCTGGTCTCGTAGTTGGTATTGTCTGCGGTGTTATCGCGACCTGGTATTCAATTAACAAAGGCGCTTTCGCAGAGTTGACGGAGACTTAA
- a CDS encoding formamidopyrimidine-DNA glycosylase, with protein sequence MPELPDIKAYIQALEPRIVAQPLEKIRIASVFLLRTAEPPIEVAQGRTVRELRRIGKRIAIGLDGDVWLVLHLMIAGRLHWRARDAKLGGRNNLAAFDFPNGSLVLTEAGTKRRASLHVLQGQEALDAIDPGGIEVFETDLETFKSALSLENRTLKRALTDPRIISGIGNAYSDEILHAAKLSPIARTQKLSAEQWEKLYEATKNTLTLWIEKLNQEAQKSFPEKVTAFRDDMAVHGRYQKPCPVCGEPIQRIRYADNETNYCARCQTNGELLADRSLSRLLKSDWPKTLDELEALKKK encoded by the coding sequence GTGCCCGAGCTTCCAGATATTAAAGCCTATATCCAGGCTCTTGAACCGCGCATAGTGGCACAGCCGCTTGAGAAAATACGAATCGCCAGTGTTTTTCTGCTGAGAACAGCTGAGCCTCCAATTGAAGTGGCGCAGGGTCGAACCGTGCGCGAGTTGCGGCGCATCGGCAAACGCATTGCCATCGGGCTGGATGGAGATGTATGGCTGGTCTTGCACCTGATGATTGCCGGTCGCTTGCACTGGAGAGCCCGAGATGCAAAATTAGGCGGGCGAAACAACCTGGCAGCCTTTGACTTTCCGAATGGATCGCTTGTCCTGACTGAAGCAGGCACAAAGAGGCGAGCATCACTCCACGTGTTACAGGGGCAGGAGGCTTTAGATGCCATAGATCCGGGCGGCATCGAGGTATTTGAAACCGACCTCGAAACGTTCAAGAGCGCCCTATCATTGGAGAACCGCACGCTCAAGCGAGCCCTGACAGATCCGCGTATCATCAGCGGCATTGGCAATGCCTACTCAGACGAAATCTTGCATGCAGCGAAGCTTTCGCCAATCGCGCGAACGCAGAAATTGTCAGCGGAACAGTGGGAGAAATTGTATGAAGCGACGAAAAACACCTTGACTCTCTGGATCGAGAAGCTCAATCAAGAAGCTCAAAAATCATTTCCAGAAAAAGTGACTGCATTTCGAGACGATATGGCAGTCCATGGTCGATACCAGAAGCCCTGCCCGGTCTGCGGTGAGCCGATTCAGCGCATCAGATACGCCGACAATGAAACAAACTACTGTGCGCGCTGCCAAACAAACGGCGAGCTACTAGCCGACCGCAGCCTTTCACGCCTGCTCAAATCCGATTGGCCGAAAACACTGGATGAACTGGAAGCACTGAAGAAGAAGTGA
- a CDS encoding xanthine phosphoribosyltransferase — protein sequence MQILRDRILKDGKYLGNGILKVDAFMNHQIDPALMKAVGEEFGKRFANVNATRILTAETSGIAPSLAAGMVLQVPIVFARKHQPITMAPGAYKETAESHTHKKDVELIVSAEYMTSSDRILIIDDFLASARTILALVKLVKASGATLVGVGAVIEKGFEGGRTLLKPLNVPVESLAEIERFEGDKIIFAGQASKL from the coding sequence ATGCAGATTTTGCGCGATCGGATTCTCAAGGACGGAAAGTACCTTGGTAATGGCATTCTTAAAGTCGACGCTTTCATGAATCACCAGATCGATCCTGCTTTGATGAAAGCTGTAGGCGAGGAGTTTGGCAAGCGTTTTGCTAACGTTAATGCTACGCGCATCTTAACTGCCGAAACCAGTGGTATCGCGCCCTCTCTGGCGGCTGGAATGGTTTTGCAGGTACCAATTGTTTTCGCTCGTAAACACCAGCCCATAACCATGGCGCCGGGAGCATATAAGGAAACAGCAGAATCGCACACTCATAAGAAAGATGTGGAGCTGATTGTCTCTGCGGAATATATGACCTCCAGCGACCGCATTTTGATTATTGATGATTTCCTGGCTTCGGCGCGCACTATCCTCGCTCTGGTCAAACTGGTTAAGGCCAGTGGTGCAACATTGGTTGGCGTCGGTGCTGTTATTGAGAAGGGCTTTGAAGGCGGCAGAACATTACTGAAACCACTGAATGTTCCGGTTGAATCTCTTGCCGAAATTGAGCGCTTCGAAGGCGACAAAATAATCTTTGCCGGTCAAGCCAGCAAGCTGTAA
- a CDS encoding GNAT family N-acetyltransferase has product MTDQNSTAKIKYSIRKATSSDAQALLDLIVAHAEYEKEDFPTEGKLEALKKCLDTSPAPFNSILIESDGEVRGYCNYMVQYDSWAMAPHMLLDALYLKPELRGSGIGMEIMNFIRDEALKAECKTVRWQTPVFNERGINFYKKLDTLSGTKMFFTWDICKQK; this is encoded by the coding sequence ATGACTGATCAAAATTCCACAGCCAAAATAAAGTATTCGATTCGCAAAGCCACCTCTTCGGATGCACAAGCGCTGCTCGATTTGATAGTGGCTCACGCCGAATATGAAAAGGAAGATTTCCCCACTGAAGGCAAATTGGAAGCACTAAAAAAGTGTCTCGATACAAGCCCCGCACCGTTTAATTCGATACTGATCGAGAGCGATGGAGAAGTGCGTGGCTACTGTAATTACATGGTCCAATACGACAGTTGGGCGATGGCGCCACATATGCTGCTGGATGCGCTTTATTTGAAGCCTGAGCTGCGCGGCTCTGGAATAGGCATGGAGATTATGAATTTCATTCGGGACGAAGCTCTCAAAGCCGAATGCAAGACAGTGCGATGGCAGACTCCTGTGTTTAACGAGCGAGGGATTAACTTTTACAAGAAGTTGGACACCTTGTCGGGCACAAAAATGTTCTTTACCTGGGACATTTGTAAGCAAAAGTAA
- a CDS encoding DUF692 family protein: MKPAQLKPMLGVSLMPSDDFRKASRSLFESNQIQVIEWSFDFSWLGNEIEPWCTEIIDRFSSSNNLIGHGVTLSPLSANFSKRQENWLARVRDEFKTRNYVHASEHFGFSEAGPISHGAPIAVPMTAESLRTGTEMLKRYAEATQCPVGLENLAFAFSLDDVKRQGEFIDRLISAVDGFLVLDVHNLYCQVANFDVPITDLLNSYPLTKVREMHLAGGSWSESESRKRFAVRRDTHDDSVPQDVFNFAALGLKLCPNIEFVILERLGWTMLDEEAQAGFREDFETLAEILDATYSQSPLLNAEALFSNPDWRPVLRESFLPGSTEKQCLPEYQNRLLELLSSNKPSAEIFELLKSDPAFENYQNYVSNFDPDMVAVACELMRKWARRTEC; the protein is encoded by the coding sequence ATGAAACCAGCGCAACTTAAACCAATGCTGGGAGTATCTCTGATGCCGTCGGATGATTTCCGAAAAGCGTCCCGCAGTCTATTTGAAAGTAACCAGATCCAGGTCATAGAGTGGAGTTTCGATTTTTCATGGCTGGGAAATGAAATAGAGCCCTGGTGCACAGAAATCATCGATCGCTTCAGCAGCTCAAACAATCTAATTGGTCATGGGGTTACGCTCTCGCCGCTATCAGCCAACTTCTCAAAGCGCCAGGAGAACTGGCTGGCCAGGGTGCGCGATGAATTTAAAACACGAAACTACGTACATGCATCTGAACATTTTGGCTTCTCTGAGGCAGGGCCAATTTCGCATGGCGCACCAATTGCGGTGCCAATGACGGCGGAATCACTCCGCACCGGCACAGAGATGCTGAAACGCTATGCTGAGGCAACGCAATGTCCGGTGGGCTTGGAGAACCTCGCCTTTGCATTCAGCCTCGATGACGTTAAGCGCCAGGGCGAATTTATTGACCGCCTCATCTCCGCTGTCGATGGTTTCCTTGTCCTTGACGTGCACAACTTGTATTGTCAGGTTGCGAACTTTGACGTTCCGATAACGGATTTACTGAACTCATATCCACTCACAAAAGTTCGCGAGATGCACCTCGCAGGAGGTTCATGGTCTGAGTCGGAATCACGAAAACGTTTTGCTGTGCGCCGGGACACACACGACGACAGTGTGCCGCAAGATGTATTCAATTTTGCCGCCCTGGGGCTAAAACTCTGTCCAAACATCGAATTCGTAATTTTGGAGAGACTCGGGTGGACAATGTTGGATGAAGAAGCGCAAGCTGGATTTCGAGAAGATTTTGAAACGCTTGCGGAGATCCTGGACGCGACCTATTCTCAATCACCGTTGTTAAATGCAGAAGCTCTGTTTTCAAATCCGGACTGGCGTCCAGTATTGAGAGAGTCCTTTCTGCCAGGCTCGACGGAAAAACAATGCCTTCCAGAATACCAGAATCGACTTTTGGAGCTTCTCTCAAGCAACAAGCCAAGCGCTGAGATATTCGAACTGCTGAAAAGCGATCCCGCGTTCGAGAACTACCAGAACTACGTTTCGAACTTTGATCCAGACATGGTCGCCGTCGCTTGCGAACTCATGAGAAAGTGGGCGCGTCGAACCGAGTGCTAA